A genomic segment from Aegilops tauschii subsp. strangulata cultivar AL8/78 chromosome 1, Aet v6.0, whole genome shotgun sequence encodes:
- the LOC109766961 gene encoding probable strigolactone esterase DAD2, with protein MNARVFGNVGETLVLAHGYGGSRFVWDDVVPSLADKFRVVVFDWSFSGAADGGGCSERRFSYHDFADELVALMDELGLRGTVFLGHSMAGMIGCIASLARPDLFSHLVLVGASPRYINDDGYEGGFDRGEVDAMLGAIETDFTEWAPLFAETVVGVDHPAAVAKFAKQLAMMRPGTALRVMRAVLTCDVRDVLPDVKAPCTIVHCTQDAVAPLAVARYMQHRLAGCAGGGGAASVVIQSSSHFPQLTAPKEFVRVIEAILLHR; from the exons ATGAATGCGAGGGTTTTCGGCAACGTCGGTGAGACCCTGGTGCTCGCCCACGGCTACGGTGGCAGCCGGTTCGTCTGGGACGACGTCGTCCCGTCGCTGGCGGACAAGTTCCGGGTCGTCGTCTTCGACTGGAGCTTCTCCggcgcggcggacggcggcgggtgCTCCGAGCGGCGGTTTTCGTACCACGACTTCGCCGACGAACTCGTGGCGCTGATGGACGAGCTCGGGCTGAGGGGAACAGTGTTCCTGGGCCACTCCATGGCTGGCATGATCGGCTGCATTGCGTCGCTTGCAAGGCCAGACCTATTCAGCCACCTCGTGCTGGTTGGGGCGTCACCTAG GTACATCAACGACGACGGCTACGAGGGCGGATTCGACCGCGGAGAGGTGGACGCCATGCTCGGGGCCATCGAGACCGATTTCACCGAGTGGGCGCCGCTCTTCGCCGAGACCGTGGTCGGGGTGGACCACCCGGCGGCCGTCGCAAAGTTCGCCAAGCAGCTGGCGATGATGCGCCCGGGCACCGCGCTCCGCGTCATGCGCGCCGTGCTCACCTGCGACGTCCGGGACGTGCTCCCGGACGTCAAGGCGCCATGCACCATCGTGCACTGCACCCAGGACGCCGTGGCGCCGCTCGCTGTTGCCCGCTACATGCAGCACCGACTGGCCGGGTGcgctggtggcggcggcgcggcctCGGTGGTCATCCAGTCCTCCAGCCACTTCCCACAGCTCACCGCGCCAAAGGAGTTCGTCCGGGTCATTGAGGCCATCTTGCTCCACCGCTGA